The genome window ATGGTGTTGCAGTTGCCCGGCCACTGAGGACTGGTGACTGAGTCAATTGGACCGTCAAAAATGATGTTGTACTTTCTCATCAGCTGTCGCTGAATTTCGCGTTGATTGGGTGGCATTGTGAAGTGAGAAGCGCCGTAGGTGGTGACATGAAATTGCAATTGTTTGTTTGTATCTGTTATGGCTGTTGGCATGGATTTTGGCGTAAATAAGTACATGTTGTTGGGTCTGGACCAACGGCCGGCTGAGATGCTACGCCATGTTGATGTTTCACTTGTCGCGCGCGTAGACGTGCATATGCAGTTGGTTGCGCAAGTAAATGTACTAACATGGGATAATTAGTCAGTCAAGGCAGAAAATAGATTTATTTCGCAGTCGAACAGGGAATTAAAACAGGCAGAAAGACAATTTAGTTGATGTTGGCCAGGCTGAATGACACAGCTGTGGTCGTGGCCAAAATCACACGTCTGCAAGGCGTAATCTGAGCTCCCCAGTAAACGTTTCGTCAATTCATTTACCATAAAAACAAGTCGCTATCTGATTTAATTGTTGCCCGTTTCCACTTCCACTTTCCTGTTGCCTCGTACGTCATTCCTCAGCCCCATTTCTTCATTTGTCGTATTGTTGCCGTGTGTCGCGTGACTGTCGTCAATTGATGCGCGATGCATTTAGGGAACCGGGGTGTAATCAGAGTTGCGCATGTGAGACTTGCGGTTGGAGAATAGGTAGTAGATGATCATTCCGACGAcggggaagaggaagacaaCCAGACACCAAAGGATCTTGTGCGAGACGGGGCGATTCGACTGAAGGACCTCAACTGTACATTTGTTAGTACCATTTAAACAGCGGGGAGACATGGAAATACGCACTCCAGACAAGAATATCGAGGACCAAAATGATGAAACCGATAATTCCACCACCAGTTCCGTAGTGCCACGGCTCAGCGCCAGTGACGGTGACCTCGTCAGCGATAGGGGCAGCAAAGGCAAGCGTAGCAAGCCAGAGCTGGAGGAAAGCGATGAAAGCGTTGTTGAGCATTTTGACAGCGACTTTTGCAGTATTATTTGGTGATTTGATTGAGACAAAGTGTTGatacagaagaagaggggaaaggaagaggagagaagcCTTTTTGAAAGGAATCAAGCTTACGACGAGACTGGGCACATGATACATTCACACTGACGTCATTGATAGCAACGGCAGCCTAAAACGTCAGATTCAGAATCGAccaatcaatcaatcaccgATCATACCATTAGATCGACGATCGACGATGCTTGTTTTGGTTACTAACAAgccttatcttatctcaaCATTCCTATCATtattccttctcttcaacatcagtCTTTTCCAGCGCAACAGCTTGAGACGGCACTGCATCTTCACCATCAAAGATAACCGCCATCTGCTCCAACGTGTGTCCACGTGTTTCGGGGTAGGTAAAATAGACGACGAAAATGAAGATGAACAGAATAACGGCGAACACAATGTAATACCTCCATTGAATCGCGTCGAGAGCAATGGCGTTgacgaagctgttgaagaagattgaTGCGACGGTCGTGCACCAGGCCACCGTGAGACCACGGGATCGAAGAGAAAATTGCCAGATCTCGCAGGGATATGCGACAAGGAATGGTGTTCTAAACATGTTAGCTGTGACAAAATCGAAACATCAGTGAACTTACAGTCCAACGTCATATCctgcaaagaagatgaataGGAACGGCACAACAGCCAATCCAACTGATGAAGCGCCAGACTTGGCAAAGGATGCGCTGAGAGCAGTGACGACAACGAATGATAAAAACATGACACTCGCCGAAGTCAAGAAAAGGAATCGGCGGCCAAGTCGATCAACACTGACTGCTGCAGCAGTAGCCCAAAGAAGATTCCAGACATTGAGACAAGCTGAGATCAGAGTCTGCTCAGTCGTTGTCTTCAAACCAACCGAGTCCAACACAAGAGGCAGATAGTACGACACAACACCATTGCCCGCCCACTGCGCAACAAAACCGAGCGTGACCGAGATAAACAATCGATGTCGGTTTCCCTTGGTCTTGAACATGTCGAGATAAGACGCACTCTTAGCAGCATCCTTCTCTGCCGTAATAGCAGCCTCaatctccatcatctgcgTGCTCACAATCGGATCATCCCTGTTGCCTCCAGCATGATACTTCGCAATGACATCTGTTGCTTCTTCTAATCGTCCAACGCTGACGTACCATCTCGGACTCTCCGGCGCCATCAAAAAGCCCGGCAGTGCACACAGCGGTAAGAAAATCTGTAGCAGGACCGGAATGCGCCAGGACCAATCATTAGGAATAACACGGCACGCAAAGGTGACCCATCCACAGATCGTACCGCCGACATACCACCCACACATAAACAGCGCACTCGCAATAGCTCTATGCGAAGGATACGCGATCTCATTAATCAACACAGGAGCAGAGTTTCCCAAGAAGCCAGCAGCGAAACCGATGAAGAGTCGAGCATATGTGAAAGCTTTCTCGTTGGGTGCACCAGCTTGCATTCCAACGCCGATTATGAGGAAGAAGTAGCCAGCGTAGAGACCTGGTTTGCGGCCGTAGCGATTGGAGCACCATGCTGCGAGGGGAGTGCTGAGGCCGTTGCCGAGCCAGTAGATTGCTGTCATCCAGCCGAGATATGCGCCGGTGGGGTGCTGCATGAATGAGTTCCAGGTGTTGAGCGCGAGGATGGAGCCCATTAGACCGCCGTCGTATCCGTTGGCTGAGGCTGTGAAGGGATTGATTAGTTGGATACTTGAGATGCTGAGTATGAGGGCTTACAGAAGAGTACAAGTGACAggatgatggagttgagcTTGATCAAATGGCTTGTCTTCCACCATGGTTGATGGGACGGCCCATGGCCAACTTCAGCGACGGTGCCCATGGCTACTGCAGAGAGTTGAGGGCCAGTCCACTTGTCGTAGGAGGAAGGAAAAAAATATCGAGGATCAACTCCAAGAGATAATTGAAGACCTGATGTCAAAAGCCTGTGTCGATCATTGATGTTTTGCGGAGGGCATATGCAAGTCTATATACTCCTCCCATACACGTTATTGACAAACAAAAAAAATCCACCAAAATACTCCATACCACTTAAAGTGTCACATGGCACACTAGGCTCTGTCAAAACCCCAGAGTAAATCCTGCCCATGGGGAATCAGACGTTTTCGCGTCTCCCCGTACCGCTAGAAAAATTACAAGGGCGATGTCGCATTGCGGAGATTTGCTGGTGGGGATTTCACGTAGCGAACTATTACGAGGCGGAGAATTGAGATTTTGGTGTGAGCTTAGCTTGGTTTTTGGCGCGGTTTGGTGGGATGTATTTCTCCGCCCCTTGTAAAGAACACGGCAGATGATTTCGGGGAGCTTTGAGGAGAAATAGCTGGCGCATAATGCGAGAAATTCTTCTCAATGTGGGTGATTTGCGTGCTGGGCTTGCCGTGATCTTCAGTGCAGTTTTGGTCCAATTGCGGGCAAAATGTGGACTGGCTGTAATTCTGGCGGAGATTTATCGCCTCATGATGGAGCACGAGGATGAGAATGCTGCATCATGATCATGCTCATGAACTATATAGCTCAGTGTCATTTTTGGTTAGTTAATCACATTTCTGTTCGAGCTAGAATCCCCTTCCTTGTCAAGCATCAATCACATCATCACTTTGCCAAACAAGAGTAGTTGAGATGAGGTATGCCAGAATGGATGTAGAGGCCCTCATCCAGCAATTGACCCTTGAGGAAAAGGTCCAGCTTACAGCAGGCAAGTCATCAGCTCACGATTCTTCATAAATAGTATTGCTAACAACATTTGAAGGAGTCGGATGGTGGCACACAGCAGCAATTGAACGCCTCTCAATACCCCCAATCCGCCTCTCAGACGGCCCCAACGGCGTGCGAGGAACTCACTTCTTCGACAGCAccccatcatcatgtcttcccTGTGGCACCGCTCTAGGCGCAACATGGAATACTGACCTAATCTACCGTCTGGGTCGATTACTCTCAGACGAAGCCCACGCCAAAGGTGCGCACGTCCTTCTTGGTCCGACCGTCAATATCCAGAGAGGGCCATTAGGCGGAAGAGGCTTTGAGTCTTTCTCCGAAGATCCTGTTCTTTCGGGTATCTTGGCGGGGCATTATGTACGTGGTGTGCAGAGAAATGGTGTTTCTGCTACGATGAAGCATTTTGCTTGTAATGATATGGAGAGTGCTAGAATGGCTGTTGATGTACAGATTACGGAACGGGCGTTGAGAGAGGTGTATCTTCTTCCGTTTATGATTGCTGTTGAGATGGCGAGTCCGAGAGTTTTCATGACGGCATATAACAAAGTTAACGGCACACATGCCCCAGACAACCATCACTTGCTGCAAGATATCCTGCGCGATGAGTGGAAGTGGGATGGACTAGTTGTGAGCGACTGGTTCGGAACCTACAGTACGACTGAGGCGATCAATGCGGGACAAGATCTCGAAATGCCGGGTCCTACAAGATGGCGTGGGGAGACTTTGGTTCACGCTGTTACGTCGAATAAAGTCAAGAGGTCAACACTGGATGAGCGTGTGAGGAATATTTTGAAGTTGGTCAAGCATTCGATCGAGAACACGAGTATTCCACCGAACGCGCCGGAGACTCAACTCCAGAGTGAGGAGAACAGTCGACTCCTTCGTGAAGCTGCCGCCGAGTCTGTGGTACTACTCAAAAATGATAAGGGAGTTCTGCCGCTGGATCCTGCGAAGCCGGTCGCTGTGATTGGACCCAATGCCGACATCAGCACTTATTGCGGTGGTGGAAGTGCAAGTCTTCGAGCATACCATACCGTTTCTCCACTGGAGGGCATCAGGGGTATTGCGAAGGACGTTTCCTTTACAAAAGGACTCTACGGTCATCGATCACTGCCTCAAATAggcaagctgctgaagacaGTTGGCGAACAGCGTCAAGGATTCACTTTGCGCATATATAATGACCCTCCTCCTAGCTCCGGACCAGATACACGCAAGGTCCTCGAGACGAGGATTCTTGATGACTCGAATATCTGGTTTGTGGACTATGAGCATCCGGCACTGGAGCAGGTCTGGTACACTGATATCGAGGGTGTCTTGACTCCAGAAAAGACAGGAGAATGGGACTTTGGTCTTTGTGTCCATGGAACTGGCGAGCTCTTCATTGACGGTGAGCTAGTAGTCTCAAATGTCGTTGACCAAAAGCCGGGAAGTTCATTCCTTGGTTGCGGTACCGTCGAAAAGACAGGGAGCAGGATGCTTGAAGGCGGCAAGAGTTACAACGTGGTCGTGCGCTGGGGCTGCGACAAGACCTCTGATCTCAAGGTCTCGGGAGTCGTTGACTTTGGACAAGGCGGTATGCGTCTCGGAGGTTGCCCCAGACTTGAGCCGCGACAGGCACTCCAAGACACTGTTGAGTTGGCCAAGAGCGTAGATCAAGTCGTTCTTTGCGTTGGGACGAGTGGGGAGTGGGAGAGTGAAGGTCAAGATCGCGAAAACATGTCTCTTCCTCCCGGTAGCGATGATCTGATCTCCGCAGTTTTGCAAGTGAATCCCAACACAGTGGTACTCATACAGAGTGGCACGCCTGTTTCAATGCCGTGGGTTGATCAGGCTAGTACCATTGCGCAAGCGTGGTTCGGCGGTAATGAAGCCGGGAACGGTATCGCCGATGTGCTTTTCGGTGCTATGAACCCTGTGAGTCACCCCCAGTCATCTCGTAGTGCTCTGCTAACAGTTCTAGTCCGGCAAACTGCCAATCACCATGGCAAGACGCGTGTCAGACAACCCCAGTGCCTTGAGCTTCCGATCAGAAGGTGGACGCGTTCTGTACAGCGAAGATGTGCATGTCGGCTATCGCTGGTATGACACGCTCGACATTGAACCTTTGTTCCCCTTCGGACATGGTTTGTCATATACTACCTTCACGCTCTCTGATCTTTGTGTCGAAGAGCACGGAGAGTCGGAGAGCAAGAAGTTGATAGTGAGCGTCAATGTGACTAACACTGGCTCGCGATCAGGCGCTGCGGTCGTACAAGTCTACGTCAAGCCACCTCACCCAACACCACTGACTGCTTCTGCTCTTGATACGATTACGAGATCTagcaaggagctcaagggcTTTGCCAAGATCAATCTGGTTCCAGGAGCAAATGGTAGGGCAAGGGTTGAGCTGGATGTTCTCCGCGCGACGAGCTATTGGAGTGAGAGAGAGGATTATTGGTGCAGTGACGCGGGAGATTATACTGTTCTTGTTGGCATGAGCAGTAGATGTGAGTTTCTGGACAAGACGTTTACGGTCCAGAACGCGACGACGTGGCGGGGACTTCGGACATGATAAAAGTTCACTACCCTACATCGTCATAAACCGTGTTATTCATTCTACGATCCGTCGTTGATTAATGTGATGATATAAGGCATAAtgatttatataatttattcGCATCAAGTAACTTgtcattttcttttttttttttttttttttttttttcgccCTTATTCGCTGGGGGATGTGAGTGCCATCGAAAGACTCTTAGAAAGGCGACCTACATTAAAGTCAAGCGATACTGTGATTCATTCCATCATGGCTCAGCAGCATGCAACTAAATCCATAGCGGAGTATTGTCGCGAGTCAAACTTCATTAGCTACTCAATAGTTCAAACTCACACAAAGTCGAATTGATGCACGTCGATTAATCTGATCGGAAGGCATCGTCCTTTTTACTCTCCACCATTTTAGGCGTAGAATTGCGGCTCCGACAAAAATGAACTAACGAAAAAGTCCAAGCGGCACATGACGCCCACTGACTATTCCAGCGGGTCTCGATTAACTCCGCAGTCTGTATTTCTCCGCCTCGTCAACCCCAGAAACTGACCCGACTGATCGGTTACCTATCATGGGAACGACAGACGTAGACCCCAACACATCACTGTTGTCGACCGACAATGCAGCTGATGAGTCTATCATAGCTGGCCGGGAAAAAGCGAGACAGTTGAGTACCAGGGCATGCGATGCGTGTCGTGCTCGGCGGAGGAAGTGCGTGTTTCCGAGGGATGGCGCAGAAACAGCGTCGCATTGCGTGGGATGCTCGAGGCTGCATATTCAGTGTAGTTTTGACATACCCACGAGGCCTAGAGGTccgaagagaagaaggtagTCATATCGAACCCTTGGTATTGTCGTGTCACATGAAAGCCTGGCTAACAACTATCAGGACGACTCAACCACCTGCTGCCATCTCTCCAGAACTACACGTTGAGAGCCCGACCCAttacgaagaagatgagacgCTCCATACGGAAGTTCCAACACCTCTCGGAAATTCTCATCTGAGTCTGGCATTTGGATCATCGCCCAATGCGCCATCACCAAGCCGTGCACCCATTCACAGCCATGTCGCGCACTTCATCCAGCCTCAAAATGTCGAGTTGTTCGAGCATCAGTCCCAAACGGATGAAATATGCCCCCGAAGCTTGTTCATGACCATCATGACTGATTACATCGACCACATATACCCTCTTGTTCCTGTCGTACATCTACCAACCTTCCGTAACGACTTAGCATTAAATAAAGATATTACCGACCTCGACACTCTACTGCTATTCGTATCAATAGCTTCGTTGACTGTGGGCTTGCTACCATCAAAGTTTGACAGTTACCACGCTCTGGCAGCTCGATTTGGCACTCGCACAGCTACGATTAGCCACTGCTCTCAGATGTGCATCCGTCTTCGGCCTGCGGATTACTGGGATCATATCAGCCATCGAAAGTGGGCTACGGCATACTGTCTCTCGATCGGAGCGTTCCAAGTTGGACAGATCAACCAAAGCCGCATGTTTGAAGCAGAGTCGATGCAGCTTGCGAGACTATTAGGCATGCATCTTGTATCTGAATACGAGGGATTGAATCCGATTGAGACTCAACTGCGGAAGAAGTCATTCTGGCTACAGCTCTACACTTTCGCGTAAGTCCATCAGTTTCAAGCACTCTTGTCGGCTAACGAGATGTCAGACATTCCAAGATCCAACCGGGTAGATGCAACTACTTGACATATCTCGACAACTATATCATCCGAGATGTCAACTTTGCTGCATTGGAGCCTCTCAACATTGTCGACGAGAACATAACCGAAACAGGAATCGTCGGCCAgcttccatcaacaccatccgTAGGGCTACCAAACAACACTGACTCAGCAGACGATGCCCCATTTCACTCCACTACTGTGTTCATCATGGCATCTCGCGCATTCCTCTTGGGTATGCGAGAGTCCATGGTCAATGATGGTTGCAACTGCGGGTTTGGTAGATCCCCAGAGGAGCGTCTATCGAAGCTGAGAGATCTCCTTGATCAACTGCGGTATATACTTGATGGTTTGCCAACGCACATGCGCCAATGGGGGCCAGGCGATAACTACCAACCATTTGATAGTAGTGATAGGCGCCAAGGTGCGTTCACTGAGGCTCATATTGAGCATTTGCAAAATGAAAGCACCAGAGCCAACCTGCACGTCAGTCACCTATGGCTCCAGAACTTCCTCCTCGACAAAATGGACGTCGCACTGCAAGAGATGAAGGACCGAGAGGGAGATGACTCATACATCGCAACTCAACTCAAACAAAACTGGAAAGACCGTGAAGACGTATCCCGCCAACTGCTTCATATCCTCCACAGCATCCCTCATGCGTACCTAGAGCCCAACGGTCTATATCTCGTAAGTCTCACGTCACATTCTCATTAAGATCTCACAGATTGACAAAACTCCACGTTAGATCTACAAAGTGCGCAGCATTGCCAGTTCCCTTCTCAACTGTCCCTTTGAGATGGATAGACAGCTCTCCCGTCGTGTCTCGGAGTACATCCAGGAATTTACAAAAGTGCTGTCATACCTCGATCGGAGCGAGATTGTGAATACAGACGGCTTGAGGAGTTGGATAGACGAGGGTCAACATATTAATCATGATACATAGGGCACGACGATCCTCTTCGGATGATTCGTGAAACATTGTCTCGCAATTTGATACAGAGGTTTCACAAAGGATGCTTGTGTAATGATCGTAGAGGCATTAGGATTTTTTTGCCTGCCTAGGTTTTGTCTGTCACACGAAACTATATCACACAAAGGGTCCGTTTGGAGCTTGCTGCGAATCCTCCGGAAGGCTATATGCAACTGATCCAGAAGTAGACTCTGCGGTTGAAGAACACACTCATTCTGCAAATAAACATTTAGCTTTTGTGCACCCGTACTCTCGGCCTACTATGTAAGCTATTGAATCGCATTCTCAGCTCTTCAACTCCTATAAAGCTACCGCGTTCCGCAACCCAAAAACGACACTCAAAGACCTCAGTCAAAATGAAGTCCTTTATCTCAATTATCCTCGTAATCGCTTTCATCAGCCTCTCCATTAGTACCGTCTCAGCTCGTTGCTTCTGGACCGGCGCCAAATGGCAAGATCGCGCCGCTACTTGCCAGCACGTTGTCAACGCCTGCAAAGGCCACAGCGGATATCTCGGTGCTTTCCAAGGTACCTTTGCTGCTGGCGAGGCTGCGCATACGTGCGTTCAGCACTCTCCTACGCAGAAGCTTGAATTCATGGTTCAGAATCTGAACATCTATCATGCTTTTGAtcttgccgatgatgaaTGCGTTTTGCGTCTTCAGAATGAGATCAATTCCTGTGCTCGCGGAGGAAGCTCCATGATTAGCGACTGGGTTTTTAGGTGAGTTTTACCTGGTCTTGAATTAAAGATTAGCTGCAAGGTCATAGGGCCGACCCAAGTAACGGCATCTGTTAAGAAGTTCGGCCAAGATCCATGCCCTTGTTTCGGGTGTAAAGTTGACGTTTGACGCTCAGTGGATCGTTACATATTTGCCTTGGATTATGTCCTGTCTAGGTTCTCAGACATCCATGATCTCTTCGAGTTCTAGACACTCATTAAACTGGCTCTATCTCTGCCTATCGGATAAATACGTTCACTTTAGCATTGATGCAGTCCTTATACACATACATGACTTTGCTTCATGAGTAGCGTTTTGCAGAAGAATGATCGCTTGGTCTGTTTCAAGCTCTTGTTAAGTTGATGCCAGCATCCGACGTCTCAAAGTTTATGCTCCTATTGTAGATCGGATCCTATAGAGAGTTGCAGCGAGCGGTCATAACACCACAGATCCAGCCGCCAACCTTAACACTCAAGTTACAACCCATTGTGGAACCACAATCTCCTTCGGCACAGTTGCTATCGTCACCGTCAGAGTCACCATCGTTAAACCATTCATGCTTATGTATCTCCCGTTCATTGATTGGAAAGTCATCTATCTCTCGCATCCACATAAATACATTTCGCGTGACTTGTTCTGAAATAACCCTGTCTGGGTCCAGCCCTCTATAGTCTATAAGACTAGCAGCTGCAGGATGACTTGACTTCAATGAAGGACAAATGATTGTGGTCAAGGCGgctgcttcttggacttcattCTTACTTCCTGCACAGGTCCAGGTGATCTTGGAGAAC of Fusarium oxysporum Fo47 chromosome I, complete sequence contains these proteins:
- a CDS encoding major facilitator superfamily domain-containing protein, which codes for MGTVAEVGHGPSHQPWWKTSHLIKLNSIILSLVLFSSANGYDGGLMGSILALNTWNSFMQHPTGAYLGWMTAIYWLGNGLSTPLAAWCSNRYGRKPGLYAGYFFLIIGVGMQAGAPNEKAFTYARLFIGFAAGFLGNSAPVLINEIAYPSHRAIASALFMCGWYVGGTICGWVTFACRVIPNDWSWRIPVLLQIFLPLCALPGFLMAPESPRWYVSVGRLEEATDVIAKYHAGGNRDDPIVSTQMMEIEAAITAEKDAAKTCLNVWNLLWATAAAVSVDRLGRRFLFLTSASVMFLSFVVVTALSASFAKSGASSVGLAVVPFLFIFFAGYDVGLTPFLVAYPCEIWQFSLRSRGLTVAWCTTVASIFFNSFVNAIALDAIQWRYYIVFAVILFIFIFVVYFTYPETRGHTLEQMAVIFDGEDAVPSQAVALEKTDVEEKE
- a CDS encoding beta-glucosidase, which encodes MDVEALIQQLTLEEKVQLTAGVGWWHTAAIERLSIPPIRLSDGPNGVRGTHFFDSTPSSCLPCGTALGATWNTDLIYRLGRLLSDEAHAKGAHVLLGPTVNIQRGPLGGRGFESFSEDPVLSGILAGHYVRGVQRNGVSATMKHFACNDMESARMAVDVQITERALREVYLLPFMIAVEMASPRVFMTAYNKVNGTHAPDNHHLLQDILRDEWKWDGLVVSDWFGTYSTTEAINAGQDLEMPGPTRWRGETLVHAVTSNKVKRSTLDERVRNILKLVKHSIENTSIPPNAPETQLQSEENSRLLREAAAESVVLLKNDKGVLPLDPAKPVAVIGPNADISTYCGGGSASLRAYHTVSPLEGIRGIAKDVSFTKGLYGHRSLPQIGKLLKTVGEQRQGFTLRIYNDPPPSSGPDTRKVLETRILDDSNIWFALQDTVELAKSVDQVVLCVGTSGEWESEGQDRENMSLPPGSDDLISAVLQVNPNTVVLIQSGTPVSMPWVDQASTIAQAWFGGNEAGNGIADVLFGAMNPSGKLPITMARRVSDNPSALSFRSEGGRVLYSEDVHVGYRWYDTLDIEPLFPFGHGLSYTTFTLSDLCVEEHGESESKKLIVSVNVTNTGSRSGAAVVQVYVKPPHPTPLTASALDTITRSSKELKGFAKINLVPGANGRARVELDVLRATSYWSEREDYWCSDAGDYTVLVGMSSRSGREKARQLSTRACDACRARRRKCVFPRDGAETASHCVGCSRLHIQCSFDIPTRPRGPKRRSYHALAARFGTRTATISHCSQMCIRLRPADYWDHISHRKWATAYCLSIGAFQVGQINQSRMFEAESMQLARLLGMHLVSEYEGLNPIETQLRKKSFWLQLYTFAHSKIQPGRCNYLTYLDNYIIRDVNFAALEPLNIVDENITETGIVGQLPSTPSVGLPNNTDSADDAPFHSTTVFIMASRAFLLGMRESMVNDGCNCGFGRSPEERLSKLRDLLDQLRYILDGLPTHMRQWGPGDNYQPFDSSDRRQGAFTEAHIEHLQNESTRANLHVSHLWLQNFLLDKMDVALQEMKDREGDDSYIATQLKQNWKDREDVSRQLLHILHSIPHAYLEPNGLYLIYKVRSIASSLLNCPFEMDRQLSRRVSEYIQEFTKVLSYLDRSEIVNTDGLRSWIDEGQHINHDT